Within the Aeromicrobium sp. Root236 genome, the region CGGAGGCACCGAGGCGGTTGGCGCCGTGCTCGGAGAAGTTGGCCTCACCGGCGACGAACAGGCCCTCGAGGTTGCTCTGCAGGTCGTAGTCGACCCACAGGCCGCCCATCGTGTAGTGCACCGCGGGGTAGATGCGCATCGGCTGCTCGTACGGGTTCTCGCCGGTGATCTGCGCGTACATGTCGAAGAGGTTGCCGTACTTGGCCTCGACCTCGTGGCGGCCGAGGCGCGCGATCGCGTCGGCGAAGTCGAGGTAGACGCCCAGTCCTCCGGGGCCGACGCCCTTGCCGGCGTCGCACTGGTACTTGGCGGCGCGCGAGGCGATGTCGCGCGGCACCAGGTTGCCGAACGCCGGGTAGATGCGCTCGAGGTAGTAGTCGCGCTCGTCCTCGGGGATGTCGCTGGGGGCGCGGTCGTCGCCGGCCTTCTTGGGCACCCAGATCCGGCCGTCGTTGCGCAGCGACTCCGACATCAAGGTGAGCTTGGACTGGTAGTCGCCGCTGACCGGGATGCAGGTCGGGTGGATCTGCGTGTAGCAGGGGTTCGCGAAGTAGGCGCCCTTGCGGTGCGCGCGCCACGTGGCGGTGACGTTGCAACCCATCGCGTTGGTCGACAGGAAGAACACGTTGCCGTAGCCACCCGTGGCCAGCACGACGGCGTCGGCGGTGTGCGTCTCGATCTCGCCGCTGACCATGTCGCGGACGATGATGCCGCGGGCCTTGCCGTCGATCATGATGAGCTCGAGCATCTCGTGCCGGGTGTTCATCTCGACGGTGCCGGCGGCGATCTGGCGCTCGAGCGCCTGGTAGGCGCCGATCAGCAGCTGCTGGCCGGTCTGGCCGCGGGCGTAGAACGTACGGGACACCTGCACGCCACCGAACGAGCGGTTGTCGAGCAGTCCGCCGTACTCACGCGCGAACGGGACGCCCTGTGCGACGCACTGGTCGATGATGTTCACCGACACCTGGGCGAGGCGGTAGACGTTGGACTCGCGGGCGCGGAAGTCGCCGCCCTTGACCGTGTCGTAGAACAGCCGGTAGATGCTGTCGCCGTCGTTGCGGTAGTTCTTGGCCGCGTTGATGCCGCCCTGTGCGGCGATCGAGTGCGCCCGACGCGGGCTGTCCTGGTAGCAGAAGCTCTTGACCTGGTAGCCGGCCTCGCCGAGCGTAGCGGCTGCGGAGGCACCCGCGAGGCCGGTGCCGACGACGATGACGCTGAGCTTGCGGCGGTTGGCCGGGTTGACGAGCTTGGTGCTGAACTTGCGCTCGTCCCACCGACGCTCGATCGGGCCCGCAGGCGCCTTGGTGTCGTGGATGTCCTCGCCGACGGCGTGGAACTGTTCGGAGACGTTCGTGGTCATGTCAGCCTCCCAAGCCGAAGAAGTAGATGGCGAACGGCGGCGCGAGGAAGCCGATCGTGATGAGCGCGGCGATGACGATCGCCGCCGAGTTCCAGAACGAGTCGCGCCGCTTGGCGCTGTAGTTCTGGCCGAGCGTCGTCAGCGCGCTCCAGAAGCCGTGCCACAGGTGGAAGCCGACGGCGATCATCGCGACGGTGTAGGCCAGCAGGACCCAGAAGTGCTGGAAGCTGTTGTGCAGCTTGCCGTAGGGCGTGTCCGCGGCACCGCCGGGATGGATGTCGTTGGTCGTCAGGTTGAGGATGTGGAAGACGATGAAGAGCGCGATCGTCACGCCGCCCCAGCGCATCGTGAACGAGGCATAGCTCCGCTGGATGCCGGTCTTGTTCTGCTTGGTCTGGTAGCGCTTGGCGCCGACGTAGCCGGCCGCCTTCTTGTTGCGCCGCCACAGGTTGATCGCCGTGTAGGCGTGGATGATGACCGCGGCCAGCAGCACGACGCGGATGATCCACAGCAGGCCTTCGCGCGGCAGGATCGGCGTCAGCATCGTGCGCAGGTGGTGCGCGTACTCGTTGAACGAGTCCGGCCCCGCGAACGCCTTGAGGTTGCCGTACATGTGCGCCAGCAGGTAGGCCACCATGATGAGGCCGGACACCGCCATCGCGTATTTCTGCGCGACGGTGGACCTACGGGCCGACGGTCGCTTGCTCAGTTGGGTAGTCGCCACAACTCGCCAGCCTAGGACCGGTTGCGCACTTCCGCAAAGGCATAGTGAGGGAAGGGTTCATAGCCATCGGCTATGGACCCGCGATTCGCCATGCCCTACGGGGTCAGCCCTTCGCTGCGC harbors:
- a CDS encoding fumarate reductase/succinate dehydrogenase flavoprotein subunit — protein: MTTNVSEQFHAVGEDIHDTKAPAGPIERRWDERKFSTKLVNPANRRKLSVIVVGTGLAGASAAATLGEAGYQVKSFCYQDSPRRAHSIAAQGGINAAKNYRNDGDSIYRLFYDTVKGGDFRARESNVYRLAQVSVNIIDQCVAQGVPFAREYGGLLDNRSFGGVQVSRTFYARGQTGQQLLIGAYQALERQIAAGTVEMNTRHEMLELIMIDGKARGIIVRDMVSGEIETHTADAVVLATGGYGNVFFLSTNAMGCNVTATWRAHRKGAYFANPCYTQIHPTCIPVSGDYQSKLTLMSESLRNDGRIWVPKKAGDDRAPSDIPEDERDYYLERIYPAFGNLVPRDIASRAAKYQCDAGKGVGPGGLGVYLDFADAIARLGRHEVEAKYGNLFDMYAQITGENPYEQPMRIYPAVHYTMGGLWVDYDLQSNLEGLFVAGEANFSEHGANRLGASALMQGLADGYFVLPYTIANYLADGPYEKIDDSHPEVVAARTAVEERIEKFLSINGTRTVDSFHKELGQIMWDYCGMERTEEGLIKAISMIRDLKADFWSNVKVTGVNEELNQTLERAGRVADFFELGELMCIDALNRRESCGGHFRAESQTEDGEALRHDDEFAYVSAWEFGDEQPMLHKEPLEYEYVEMKSRSYK
- a CDS encoding succinate dehydrogenase cytochrome b subunit; protein product: MAVSGLIMVAYLLAHMYGNLKAFAGPDSFNEYAHHLRTMLTPILPREGLLWIIRVVLLAAVIIHAYTAINLWRRNKKAAGYVGAKRYQTKQNKTGIQRSYASFTMRWGGVTIALFIVFHILNLTTNDIHPGGAADTPYGKLHNSFQHFWVLLAYTVAMIAVGFHLWHGFWSALTTLGQNYSAKRRDSFWNSAAIVIAALITIGFLAPPFAIYFFGLGG